The window AACTTCGCTATGTCCGTCGATTAGCTGAACCGGCTTTTGAAGCAAAACGGCTCCCCCACCAAAGTGCGTTTCGACGTAGTGTGTGTGTTTGGGGAATTTCGCAATAATCTTGCTTGCTAAGTAGTGCTTGCCACCGTGCCATTTGATAGGTGCGGAAACCCGATGACTTCGGGCCCGCGACTTCGTTTTCAGTTTCACGATCATGGTTTTCTCCTGAAAACAATCTTCGTCGATCGATCTTAATCGCGCAATGACCTGCCACGCTTTCCGCCACGACTTTTTACCGTTCATCGGCAAAGTAGACTTTGACGCTTAAAGAGAGTTTGCGACCAGGGAAAATTACTCGGCTGCCCGCGAGCGATCAGTCTCATTGATGCTAATTATTGGGGTCACTCATCCGCTCGATTGCTTCCCGGAACAATCGGCCGCTCACCGCAAGCAAACCATTTCCAAGGTCTGCGAAAGCGACGTTGGCACGAATGAACTCTTTTGCCCATCGCTCGCTCCGGTCCATGGCCTGGGCAATCTGTTTTTGAGTGTAAACGCTGTTGTCGTTGATCGGTGGAAGTGCCTTCGCCATCTCATGCGTCCCCTTTGCCGGTGTCTGCGTTTGAATCTTCGATCAAGTGCCGAACAACCGAGACCGTACAGTAGCGGCGGTGTCCTGCCCCAGTGCGTCGAACCTCGAGCGTCCCATCGTTTGCCATCCGTTTGAGCTTTGATTCTGAAACAGCCAAGTAGTCGGCCGTCTCTTTGCCCCCGCGGTGCTTCTCCGAGAGGAACTCCAAGTCGTCGGCTTCCAGCTTGCCCCGGTGCTCGGCAATGAATCGATCGGTCATCGACTTGGGCAGCGTCATGGAGGCCCTCACATTCAATTCGTTTTCCTTCTCGACCATTGCCACTTCAACGCGGCAATCGATCAAAGCCTTTTCAGCCGCGGCTTGTTGCTCCAATGCTTCGCGGTAGCGGGCGAGAAATTCACGGCTCATCGGTTCCGTCCCACGCTTCGAGTGCGAGGCGGAATTCGTAACCGGAAACAAGCGATTTCGCGCCGATCCGCTTCACGTTGCAACCGATCTTCTCACATGCGTTCTCACATGATCTCGCTTGCTTGTATCCGAGAATGACCGCCAGTGCCTTGGTGGTGTAAACCCGGTTGTCGTCGATGATGCCATCATGGTTGGTCGATGTCATGTCATTGGTCCTTTGGTTTGTGGTTGTGATCAATCGGCCAACACGTCGAACAGTTCGGCACGCTTTCGATCAAACGCTCGGGTGCCACGGTTGCCCGGTGGGATTCTTTGGAACACCGAGCTGGTTGGGGTGCGGACTCGGGGCTGATTTCCCGCGTCTTGTGTTTGGCGTCCTGTGTGCCCCGCTGTCGCACGTTCCCGGTTCTGTGGCTCATCAATCGCGGTCGGTGCTGAATCGCTGCGAGCGTTGACGGTGTGAGACGTATTTTTGCTCCGCTCCCGATCCAGTTCATCGAGACGCACCGCGGCGGCTTGTTCGGCGTCGGTTGCGAAGCGATCCAGGCCAGCGGCGGCCAACTTGCGGAACGTCAGCCCCTCGATAATGAACTCGGGCACGCCACGAGACTGCCCATCGCGCCGGACAGATTCGCGAACCTCGCTCGCTTCACGCTTGGCGGGTCCATCGATCCGATTGGCGGCACGCTGGGCGGCTTCGTGCTCTCCGAAGGGCGGCGGGGTTTTGCCTGTCAACCAGTTTGCAAGCTGGCCTGGCTCCCATCGCTGGGGCTCCCGATTGCCTCCTGCTTCGATGAACAACTCACGAACGAGCTCGATCGACCAACCAGACTGCCGAGCGGCATCGACTGCGACCGCTGCGGATTTCAATCCCCATCGAAACATCTCGGCCACCACCTCCGCCCATTCATCGGGGCGATTGGTGGGGGCGTTTGAAGTTGCGATTGATGGGGCGTTTCCCATGGCTTCTGGCCAAGACGATCTTGGCTCTGTGCCAAGTGCATCTTGGCTTGGTGCCAAGTCAGGATTGGCCTCGGGCCAAATTTGTGTTGGCTTGGTGCCATCATCGTCTTGGCATGCTGCAACACACTGAAAAACGGCGGTCCAGTTGATGTGGTGGTGATTCGGTGAATAGGGGTTCGGTCGCTCAATGGTGATTAGGTCCATCGACGTGAGCACCGACACCGCGCGGGATACGGTCGCCACGCTGCAGCCCACCTCCTCGGCAATGGTCGCTTGGCTGGCAAAGCACCCTTGATGCCCTGCCCGGTCGTCGATGATCCGCAGAACCATTTTGCACATGGAACCCGATACAGTTCGCCCGCGATGTTTGGCGGATGGAATCTTGATCTTCCGCAATGCTGCGAGCTGTTCGCCTCTGGTTTGCTGTTCGATCATTCTTCCACCTTCGCAATCACGGGGCGGTCAAACACGTAGTCGCGGACCAACTCGAAAGACTTGGTGCGGACGTTTTCAGCGTCATCGAAGAACGTCAGTTCAAACGCCAGCACGCCCGAAAGCATCGCGGCATAGATTCGCCTGCTGAATCGTCGTTGCGGTTCCATCGGTTCACACGGACCCCACACGGGAACCCCCGCGGACAACTGGCAAAGCTGCTCCGTCTGGCGAGCCAATCGGCCCGATACCATGCAATCCTGCCGGGTGTCCGCATGCACAATCTGGTTTCGGAGCGTTCGCAGCTTGGACGCAAACGAAAGCAGTCGATCATCAATCAGGGCTTCCCGGTGTGCCGCTTTGGTTCGCGTCATGAACTTGGCCGGCATCCGCTTCAAGTCGCGGCCATACAGTTCCACCATCTCCATCAATGCCTTGTCGATGCGAGCGGCGGCCACAACAACGGTCAATCGTGAATCGCATTCTTCGAGCTCTGACAATGACTCGATGGCGTTCAATGTCGTCGCGTCGTTTTGGTTGATGTTGCCGCGGTCAATCCCATCGGCAATGCAACCGAAGTGCGATAGCGGTGTGTAGACCTCGGACCAAACACGCCTGGCGATTTCTTCGATGGCGTATTGCTCTCGGGTGCCGAGCTCCGCTTCGATCGTGGCGAACGAAAGGTAGTCCGATTCCGATGACGCGATGAACGCCTCGTCAAGAATCGGTCCGCAAAGCTGGAAGTGAGCCCCCGAGTTGGAATCCCTCACGAACACAAACGTTTGCGTAAAAAGTGACTTGGCGAACGCGTCAACTGACTCGTGCGGGATGTTGTGAACGCAATCCAACAGCGTGCGAATCGGCCAAACCTTCTGACGACTCAACCAGTCGTTTAGGTGCGGGCTGACTGGGATCATGATGCACCCCCTTTGCCTTGTTGCTCCAAGAACGCACGGAATTGATCGACCATCGAGTCGGTCGCGTTCTTCTCGGCTGCGTCCGACTTCTGGCCATTTTGACCAGAAGCCCGAGGCGTTCCCTCCGTCGTTTTCGGGGCATCACTTTGATGGCCCGAAACATCGCGATCCGCACCCTTCTGGCCAATCCCCGGCACGATGTCCGCCGGATGAATTTCTTTGATCACCCTGGGGTCCAAGTAAGCCTCGGTGGTTCGTCGGTCGGAGTGCCCTAACAATGCGGTGGCGTTCCCTCCGGCAGCTTCGAAGTCACTGGCAGCCGAACGCCGGATCTTATGAAACTTGGTCCGCCGATTGGATGGCAAGCCAGCGTCTTCAATGCACTCCCCGAACTTTTTCCAGATGAATGTCTTGGCGTACGGCCATTCAAAAATGCGGCCAGTCGGTTGATACTGTCGGATCGCTTCGATTCGCTTTACGGTCTCGGGACGAAGCTTAAAACCCTTGTCGGCTTTTCCACCCTTTCGGTGTTCGCCGCGTACGATCAACCATCCGCTTTTGTCGATGTCGTCAAACGTGAGCTCCAGCACGGCTCCGATACGTTCTCCGGTGTCGTAGATGATGCTCACAAGGGCTGGCCAGAACTTTGACGCAGGCACTTTGCCGATGTCGCCGCGGTCGGATTCGCAAGCCTTCATCAACGCAACAAGCTGTTCGTCGCTCCACGCATCGGGAACACGCTTCGGGCAATTGATCGCGGGAATGTCCGGGAAGTCAGGTAACCAACCGCGGCGGGCTGCGAAGTTCCAGAACGCGGTCAGCTCGGTGCGCTCCTTCTCGATGGTGTGCGGGCTCAACTGGGTGTGCTCAAGCATCCATTGCAGGTAGCCGGCAACGGTCTTCGTGTTCAAGTCGCCAACCACCGGGGCCCTTCCGAGCCACTTGGTGAATGACCGGATCGTGTTCCGATAAAGCCGGATGGTGTTCGGACTCTTGCCGACCAGTCGTGCTGGAATGTATTCGCCATCCAGAAACGCCGTCAGTGTGAGGCTTTGTTCTGTGGAGCGGTCGCACTTCTTGACCGCCACCGCCTCGGGCATTGCGAGGTTCTGCCGGTTCTGAGTCCAATCAGTTTTTGTACCGGCGCGAACTTGTGAAAAGTCGTGCTGCTCTGCCCACCCGAGCGTGAACGCGACAAGGTTCCTGTCCTTGAACCATTCAAACCAAAGCCCGAGGGTATGGCCTCGAGCGTTTTGCCGCTTCAACCGCATGATGATCATCACAGCAACCTCGGGAGAGATGTCGGCCAGCTTCATGGGCCTCTGAACGATCTCGAAGAACATCTCCTCAATCATCACGCCAAGACGCTTGTTCCCACCGCCTCGCTTCTTGCGGTAGCTCAACTGGCCTTGGTCATCCATGCTGAAACTGTCGAGATTCCGGAGCGTCGGCTCGATCGTTTTGGGGTCGATGTTCATTCCGTCACCTCGCTGCCCGTCTTGGTGTTGTCCTTGAACCACTGAACCAAGTCGTCGCGATGAAACCACCGACCGCTTGGGAACGTTCGCCCTGGGATCTTGGTGCGATAGTCGCGTTCCCATGTGGACCACGCAAAGCCAAACGTTTTGCACACTTCGGCTTCATGGATGAAACCGGCCAAGCTCATCGGGTGATCTGGTCCGATGCTTGGGCTTTGTTGTTGCTTCGCCATTGGAAAGCCTTTCGCACACCGGGTTCGGTGCGCGCATGTCTCGGCCTAGACGCGATCGTTATCACAACTAGAAATGGGTCCGCTAGGTCCCACTTGCAAGCCAGCACCATCACCTAGCTTCCACCAATCAGGTCGCATCAAAAGTGAGGGTCTGCCCCGCGTCCAGGCCGAGAGATTCCTAGGGTTTGAAGTGAGCGGCATTCTCAGGCAACTAGGATCCTGAAAACGTTGTGGCCTACGTGAGGGTGATAATCCTCGGCCTACTGAGCCAACACTTTGCCGAATCTGGTTTGCCGTGTCAAGTTCGTTCCGCTCGGATTCCAGCTCACACGCACGCACGAGGTGCGACTCCATCACCCCAACGCCAACGGTTCCAACTCCAACGGAACCGCATCGCCGCGGCGTGATGTGTCCTCGACCACCACGGTCCCTTCGTACTTCGTCAGCCGCAACTCGAGCTTCGCCTCGGCATCGCGGCGAATCTGTTCGGGATTGCACTCGAATACTTTCGGCCGGCATCGTCGGCGTTTGATGTGATCGTCATCGGACCAAGTCGCTCGAATCATCGCGGTTTGCTCTGCGATCTCTTCGGGGCTTGGGAGGTAGATGGCCGTCTCGTCAGAATCGATCAACCCGCGTTCTCCTCTTTGTCCATGCGATCATGCAACTGCTGTGAGTGGAACTCGATGTGATCGTCATAGCAATCGAGACGATCACATCATTGTTCGGGTTTGCTTGATGGCTTCGCATTTGTCGGAAAGACGTTGCCGGATCATTCTCATAGAAGGATTCAAAAATAGCCCGCCGGGGCAGTTTCACCCGGCGGGCCACGCCGCCTCTGGGAACCGACCGAGGATTCAGTTCCCATCGACAACGCCCATCTGTTGCCCCGATGCCGGATAGCGGGGGCGATGGCGACGATTAAACGTTTGTGAGTTGTTTCAGCCGCTCGGCTGCGAGTTGATCGCGTTCATTGCTCAGTTCTGTGATTCGCAGGCGAACTTCCGCGACTCGAGCACCGAGGGCGTAGAGGCGTTTCTCGTTGGCCAAGTCACGCTGCAGTTCGGTTCGTTTGGGATAGAGCTTTCGAAGTGCAAAGACTTCGCGGGATCCGTCGTGAGTGCCTTTGCCCTCGAGTGCTTCGATCTGTGAAGTCACTTGGGCAAGTTCTTTGAACGTCTTGC of the Rhodopirellula bahusiensis genome contains:
- a CDS encoding tyrosine-type recombinase/integrase; the protein is MNIDPKTIEPTLRNLDSFSMDDQGQLSYRKKRGGGNKRLGVMIEEMFFEIVQRPMKLADISPEVAVMIIMRLKRQNARGHTLGLWFEWFKDRNLVAFTLGWAEQHDFSQVRAGTKTDWTQNRQNLAMPEAVAVKKCDRSTEQSLTLTAFLDGEYIPARLVGKSPNTIRLYRNTIRSFTKWLGRAPVVGDLNTKTVAGYLQWMLEHTQLSPHTIEKERTELTAFWNFAARRGWLPDFPDIPAINCPKRVPDAWSDEQLVALMKACESDRGDIGKVPASKFWPALVSIIYDTGERIGAVLELTFDDIDKSGWLIVRGEHRKGGKADKGFKLRPETVKRIEAIRQYQPTGRIFEWPYAKTFIWKKFGECIEDAGLPSNRRTKFHKIRRSAASDFEAAGGNATALLGHSDRRTTEAYLDPRVIKEIHPADIVPGIGQKGADRDVSGHQSDAPKTTEGTPRASGQNGQKSDAAEKNATDSMVDQFRAFLEQQGKGGAS
- a CDS encoding helix-turn-helix transcriptional regulator codes for the protein MIEQQTRGEQLAALRKIKIPSAKHRGRTVSGSMCKMVLRIIDDRAGHQGCFASQATIAEEVGCSVATVSRAVSVLTSMDLITIERPNPYSPNHHHINWTAVFQCVAACQDDDGTKPTQIWPEANPDLAPSQDALGTEPRSSWPEAMGNAPSIATSNAPTNRPDEWAEVVAEMFRWGLKSAAVAVDAARQSGWSIELVRELFIEAGGNREPQRWEPGQLANWLTGKTPPPFGEHEAAQRAANRIDGPAKREASEVRESVRRDGQSRGVPEFIIEGLTFRKLAAAGLDRFATDAEQAAAVRLDELDRERSKNTSHTVNARSDSAPTAIDEPQNRERATAGHTGRQTQDAGNQPRVRTPTSSVFQRIPPGNRGTRAFDRKRAELFDVLAD
- a CDS encoding MerR family transcriptional regulator, translated to MSREFLARYREALEQQAAAEKALIDCRVEVAMVEKENELNVRASMTLPKSMTDRFIAEHRGKLEADDLEFLSEKHRGGKETADYLAVSESKLKRMANDGTLEVRRTGAGHRRYCTVSVVRHLIEDSNADTGKGDA